The nucleotide window ATTCTGGTTGCGGTTCTGGCTTTATGTTCTGCCCGTGCTGTGGATGCTGTGGCTGGGTTTGGCATACGCCTACTGCATTCGGGTTTGGTTGCGGTTGGGGTATTGGCCGATTTTGATTGAAGACCATGCCGGGCTGAAGCACGGCGCCCATTGGGCGGCTGCCTTTTATTCGTGGTTTCTGCTGCTGCTCCTGCTCATTGCCTGGACGCTGGTGACGCTCGGCTCGCTTCCATTCATTCGCCGGTTGCGTACCGTTGAAACTTTTGTTGGCTTGATTCTATCCTGGCTTCCGGCGCTGTATGCCGTGTTAATCGATCCGGGCGGGAGACTATCATGGCTGATAGACTGACTCGCCCTTAGGCTCTAAATCTGTAATTCCGAACTTCTTGAGGTTATGCCCAACCCACCAAAAAAAGTTTCACACAGACTGGGACCGAACCGCAATGAATCCGCCCGAAGATTGCGGAAGCGCGATCCCAATTTCGCGCAATCGCGCGACATCCGTGAAGACCGCGGCGAACGTCAGATCAAAATGGTGCGGCGCCGGCAGACTTTGCTCGCGACGCTTCCACGCAAGTAATCTCCAAGTTGCGGTGCAACGGGAAAGCAATTGCCGGACGGAACTCGCGCAGCCGACACCGTTGAATCCATAGCGTTGACAGCGGGCGTCCCCCCATTGACGGGAAACCAACTTTTTCCAATCACCGAAGCAATGAAGTTTTGGCCCGTAACGCGTAGAGCGGCGGGTCGTGACGATTGCGGATCGATGGCAAACCTAGCGAGCGTTGACAAGAGTAACTAGCTTCTCACCAATGGCGGCCGACCGTGTTTGAGTCGCAAACGCTCAAGCAGTTCAGCTTCTGTCTCCGGACACCGATCAAGTTTGTGCACGCTCGCCCGGCCCTTTAACTCAACAAGCCGCCGGGCGCGCTTTTCAACATCATCATGAAAAGTCAAGCTGTAGAGCGGAAGCATACTGGCCATGTTTTCAATTCGTGAGGGTTGGTTCATTCGTTGATGCCCCAGCAACGTATCTGCCTGCTGCCACTGAAGGTTTCGGCCGGCACCGGAGGGCCGATTCTGCCATCGCTTCGGTGCTTGGCGGCCGCGCGCAATGCTTCTTTCACAGCGTCCAACAATTCGTCGGTGGCAAAGGGTTTCGACAGCGTGGCGGCAAGCTGGAGCCATTGATGCTTGCTGAGTTCCTCGGCATCCAACAGTCCCGATGCCAGGATGACGGGGACTGTCATGTGCGCGGAGCGGAGCTTTGCGACCAGTTCCAACCCTGACAACCTCGGCATGTGGTTGTCGGTTATCACAAGGTCGTAGCTACGGGTCTGCAGCAGTTCCCAAGCGGCTTCGCCGTCTTCAGCGACTTCCACTTGATAGTCGGACCGGACAAGGACGTGAGCTGTCAACTGGAGGATGGAAATGTCGTCCTCGACCAGGAGAATGCGGTTCGACGGATTTGTTCGTCGGCGAGTGGGTGCGTCGCTGGCTTTGTCAGGAGAAGGTTCAAGCAGCGTGGTCATGGTTTCGGGGTGCATTTGGACGTTGGATGTCGCATTGTTGTTGCCATCGGATTCATGGATTCGCGCGCCAGTTCAGCGAGTGGGTCGGCACCTGAAGGATGTCGTCGAGGATCGGGGTGACCGTTTCAGCGCGCTGACGAATACTTTCGATGGTCGAATCGGATGAATCTTCATGGCGTGCCGACGGTGCAAAGAAATCGAAGCCTCCATCTCGCGCGGCTCGCTGCATGAACTGATACCGTTGCGAATCGGATTTGTCCGTTTTGTCCGCCGAACCGAGAAGAGCGACTACCGCAATGGTGTCATCCCGTTTCTGGGCCAGGCACGACCGCACCCAACTCTCGACTACGACAGGCAGTTCGGTCTCGCTGCTGGTCGAGATGATGAGAATGTCCGCGTTGATTGTTTCGGCTGCCGCCACGGCGCGCCAGTCCGGGTCTTCCAGAAACTCGAACCGCCAGAGCTGGGGACGAAACTCGATCTCATCGCCAATACCACGCGTCAGGTTTGCAAGTGTGCGCATGGCGCGTTGCCCGGCGGGAATATCGTCGTAGGCGATGACAACGTTCAAGGTCGCGTCAACTTTGCTGTCATCCAATGTGGGCGCTAAATTCAAGGGAAGCTCGTTTTTCATGAGCGGAGGGTAACAGAACGCATGGGCACTGAAATTGGAGTTCAACCGGTTTTTCCATAAGGAAATTCCGTACCGGCCTGGGTGATTTGTTACTGCTGGGACAATCTGTTTAGATCGCTCCGCGAACAAAACTTCGTCCAGAGACTGGTTGCGTCGGCTGCTACTTTTTGACGAGCTGGCTGGGGGCTGCATCCTGCGTTTCCACCCAGCGGACAGCATGGCGAACGAGCGAGGTTGCGTCCTTCAATTCCAGTTTCTCTTTGAGGTGACCGCGATGCGCATCAACTGTCTTCGGACTGAGGTTCAGTTGTTTCGCGATTTCGCGCGTGCTCTTACCCTGGCCAACAAGTTGGAAGATCTCAAACTCGCGGTCGCTGAGCTTCTCGATGGGGGAAGCGGAGCCACGCGGGCGGCGTCCGGACATGGCGTCCAGCAGTCGCGCGGAGATCTGCGGGCTGACGTACGCCTCCCCGCTCAACACGAGGCGGATAACCTCCAATACCTTGGCCGCCCCGGCGTCCTTCATCAGGTAGCCTCGCGCGCCCGCGCGCAACGCCCGTTCCGCGTAGAGCACCTCGTCGTGCATCGACAGCACGAGCATCGGCAGCTCGGGCATCATGGCGTGAACGTCTTTGAGGAATTCAAATCCGCTGCGGCCGGGCATCGTCATGTCCGTCACCATCAAGTCCGGTTTCGATCTCGACAATACGGACATCGCCTCGGCGGGATTGCAGGCCTCGCAGCAGACCTCCAGGTCGGCCTGCCGACTGATGATGATGCCCAAGCCCTCCCGCGTTATTGGATGGTCGTCCACCAACAGCACGCGCCGTTTGGCTGGCGTGTTCGTGTCGGCGGTTTTTAGCCCGGCGACTCTCGGCGTGGGTTTGGTTCGGCCCCTCGTGTGTTGCTTAGTGCTCATGATGGTTCAAAGGAAGTGTGCAAGTGACGCTCACGCCTTGGCCGGGCTTCGATTCAATCTCCAAGGCAGCGCCGATGACGTGGGCACGATGGCGCATGACCTCCAGCCCCATTCCTGACTTCGATCTCCTCCGCTTGGGCAGGCCCCGGCCGTCGTCCTTGATTTGCAGGCGCAACCCGTCGTGGTCATGCGCGAGGTTAATGTCGATGCGCCGCGTCCGGGCGTGCTTGAGCGCGTTGTTGACGGCTTCCTGGGCGATGCGGAAGAGGTGCGCCGCAGTCTGAGAACTGTCGAGCAACACCGGGGTGCGGCAGTCAAAGCGGCACTCCACCCTGCCGGGGACATGGGTGGTGTGAGCCAATTGCTTGAGCGCGCCCATCAGCCCTTCTGTCTTCAGGTTCACTGGCGACAGGCCGCGGGCCAGCGAACGCGTGACCGTGATGCATTCCCGCAGCGCCTGGCTCATCTGCCGCGCCTGCTCCAGAAGCCGTTCCCGGTTGGCCGTCAAATCGTTCGCTGCCAAATCTTCCTGCAGCAGAAAGCACTTCATCTCCAGCCCCGTCAGTTGCTGACCCAGACCGTCGTGCAAATCGTGGCCGATGCGCTGTTGCTCCCGGTCGCTGGCTTCGAGCAATTCGGACTCCAGTCGGCGCCGCTCCGTGATGTCGCGGACGGTGACGATCACGCCGACAATTTGTTCCCGCGCATCCCGCAATGGAGCGAAACGCTCCACCTTCCAGCCCTGCTTCCCTTTTTCCGGCACGTCGAACGGCGCGGCTGGGGATTCAAAGACCTCGCCGGCCAGCGCCCGCGCAAACATTTCTTCGAAATGCTGCTGGCGCAGAAACGGAAACAACTCCAACGTGCGCCGTCCCCGCACCTCCTCCGCGCGGCAGCCGCTGAGCCGTTCCATGAACGGATTCCAGACCACAAACCTTCCCTCCCGATCGTAAACGACGATGCCGGTCTCCGCCCCGTCGATGACCTGTTTGCCGAACTCATTCGCTTCGCGCAGCGCCTCCTCGGCTTTCTTGCGCTCCATGAACTGTCCGATCTGCCTGCCGAGAGTGACGAACATCTGCAACAGATCTTCATCTGGATCGGTTACGCGATGGGTCAGGAACGCCATCACGCCCAAGATATGTTGGTCAAGTTGGATGGGGAAGGCCAAGGCTGAGCGCAGCCCAGCCCGGGCCGCCTCCCGCTTGCGCAGAAAGTGCGAGCGCCGTGCGATCTCCGGAATCCATTCCGGCTCGCGCGTGGACAGCACATGCCCAGGTAGAGAGCCGAACATCGGGATGGAAAGCTTCAGGCTGTGCTTCACGAAGGCTTCCAGCTTTCTTCCGGGCGCATGCCAGACATGCACCATGCGCAGTTTTTTCGGCGCAGCCACCGCCTCCCAAAACTCCCCAACGTCCCATTCAAAAGTTTCCGCGAGAATTTGTATCAACTTCGGAACCGTTTCAGCCACCGAGTTGGAGGCGGCGAGCAACCGCGCCGTCTCGTATAGCAAGTGCCGACGTTGTTCAGCGCGTTTGCGTTCCGTGATGTCGAAATTCACACCCAGAAACCGCGATGCCCGTCCTTTGGCCTCCAAAACGTTTTCTCCGGGCACGTCTTCGAAGGCAAACCGGCCTTTCCCCGCCAGCCATCGCTCTCGTCCGTCGGCGCGCACGATGCGAAACTCCGAGTCAAATTCCCCGGTCCGCAGTGCCTCCTTCCATTCGGCGCGGACCCGCGCGATGTCGTTGGGATGGACGAAGCGGAAGAAGGTTTCCGCGCTCGCTGGCGCCTCGCCAGGTTTAAGCCCAAGCAGCTCGAACTCGACGGTGTTCCAGTGCTCCTCATCGTTCGCGAAGTTGATTTCGAACGTCCCCATCGCGCTCGCTTGGAGCGCGAGCCGCAGTCGTTCCTCGCTCTCCCGCAGAGCGAGTTCCGCCTGCTTGCGCTTGCTGATGTCAATCAGAAAACCCTTGATGCTGACCGGCCCGGTTGCGCCCTTCACGACGTGCACGATGTCGTGAAACCAGACGGTTTGGCCGTCGGCGGCCACCATCCGATATTCCAGTTCAAAGTCGTCGGCCTGGCTGGCTCTTTCCGCGCAAGTTTTCATCGCAGCCTCCCGGTCTTCGGGATGGATGTGATCCACCCAGAACCCGTCTTTGAACCAGTCCGTCAACGGGTAGCCAAGAACTTCCACTGCCCAGGCGCTGACATAAGAAATGCGCCACGTGGCGAAATCCGCCTCCCAGGCAATGATCCTCGTCGATTCCACCAGGTGCCGAAACCGCCGCTCGCTTTCGCTCAGCGCCGCTTCCACCTTTTTGCGTTGCGTAATGTCGCGTACGATGCCCGTGAAAATGCGCCGTCCGCCCAACCGCACTTCGCTCACCGACAGCTCGAGCGGGAAGACGCTGCCGTCCTTGCGGCGGCCCGCTACTTCGCGCCCGACGCCGATGACTTTGCGTTCGCCCGTCTCGCGGTAATGCACCAGATAACGGTCACGTTGTTCACGATGGGGTGATGGCATCAGCAGGCTGAGGCTCTGTCCAATCACCTCGTTGGCGCGATAGCCAAACAGTTTTTCCGCCGCCTGGTTGAATGACTCGATGGTGTCGCGCTCGTCGATGGTGATGATGCCATCGACCGCCGTGTCGAGGACTGCCCGCAGCCGGGCTTCGCTGTCACGCAGCGCCTGCTCGACCCGCTTGCGTGCGGTGATGTCGGTAATGGCCGTGCGGCAGACATATCCCTTCTGCTCGTCATCGTAAGAGAGCACGCTCTGCATCACCACGGGGAGCGCGCTGCCGTCTTTGCGGGTCAGATGCAACTCGGTCACGACGCGCTCCTCCGCGCTCGAGAGCTTGGCGAGATGCTCGCGGAACAGTGCCTGGTCCTCGCGCGCAACGTGCCGGTGAAATGGCACGCCCACGAAGCGCGTCCGTTCCTCACCGAGCATCCCGGCGGCGGTGAGGTTGATTTCGCGGATGACACCTTGATCGTCGAAGGTCACGAAGCCGACGGGTGCAAAATCGTAGAGGTCGGCGTAGCGGTCACGCGAGACTTCGAGCACCTGCCGCGCCTCGCGCAACTCGTGGTTGCGCATCTCCGATTCGATTTGACGCACCTGGCGGTCGTGCAACAACCGCTCGCGTTCAGTGGTGGCGGTGGTGGGCTTAAGTTCAGGCGCGGCTGCTCCCTTCACCCTCCCGGCGGTGGTCTTTCGCGAAACTGTTCTTTTCAAAGCCATACCAGCCGGATGATGTCGAAGCGTTTCATCTTTATCAATACCGGCTGTGTTGCGTCCCGCTCAGTCGGCCGAGTGCTGTGATGGAGCAGGAATGGCGCGCCGTACCTTCATGGTCCAATGCTGAAAAACATTCCGCGCGGCGACGCGGGCCTCGGGCAACGGCACGCGCCGCCGCACAACTTCCTTCGCCGGAAGCCAGGGCTGGCGAAACCCGTCCACACCAGGCGGTAGGTCCGTCGGTTGCACCAAGGAGTCCAGTTCAACCACAACGGTGGAGCTGGCCGTATCGTATTTCGCGTCTGCCGTCGCACACAACTCCCATCCACCGCCGGCGTTCCGGACGGACACGACGACCTCGCGCAGTGAAACGACCTTTCTCATACTTAGAGCCACTTACCGTTTCCATAGCAGGCACTGAAAAGCCCGCGGCCCGAGATTTGTTCAAGATCAACCCTCGGCTGGGCAGGCCGAAACCGGCAGCGTTGCCAATCCAGGCAACCCATCATTCGTTGTCAGCAGGGGTTTCTTGTGCATGGCAGGAGGCTTACGTTCGAATTGCAACCTGTTGAGGGGACTGCCGGAGCACGGCCTCCGCTTGCAACCAATGCTGGAGCTCGCGGCCCTGGCTGCGTCCTTCCCGTTCCCAGATGGAATAGGCGCAGAGGGCGATTTCGTCGCGCGTCGGTTTTCGGCCAGGGCCGTCGGCGATGAGCAACGTGGGCGAGTTCTTCTTCGGTTTCAATTTCTTCATTTTCTTCCCTTTCTTGGTTTATTTGCTTGTGGACAGTGATGCGCAAAACGTCGTCTTGCCGGCAACATGCCGCCCGTAAGCTGGCGGCGAAGTTGTGCGGCTTGAATCTATTGCATTCATGCAAGCAATGGACACTTTGCATTCTGCAAGACTTGAGAACGGCAAATGCATGTTTGGAGATTGCCCTCCGAATGTATCATTTCGACGGTCTGACACAGCGAAGGATGAAAAACGACCGGAATCGATTTCGGTTTCAACGGGCGTCTCCGTAACGATGATTGGTGGTGTCGGGCTCGCATGGGAGTGTTTGAGGCATTTCTACGAGTGGTTTCTTCAGACCTGGGGTAGTTGCGCACGATATTGTGTCGGCGACTGGCCCACGATTCGCTTGAACATGCGGTTGAAATGCGTCAGTGATTGGAAACCGACCTCGTAGGCAATTTCACTGACGCGCAGATTCGGATTGAGCAGCAGATTCTTGGCTTTCTCAGCCCGTGTCCGGGCGACGTACTGGGTAAAGTTGATCCCCGTCGCCTTCTTGAAGAGTTTGCAGAAGTAGAATGTGCTGGTATGAACGGCCGCCGCGAGCCGATCGAGGGAGAGTTCTTCGATAAAGTGTTCCTGAATGTATTGCTTTGCCTTGGTGATGACCGGTGGTTCGGCATTGGCCCGCTGCATCACGATCTGGTTGCTTTTCAGTGCGAGATGTTCGGCGAAGATGGAAAGGAGATGGGTGATCGAATCGAGCTTCTTTTGCGAAACCACCGGCGTTTTCAAGTACGCATCTTTAAGTTTGTGACCATCCCCGTTGACGCCATTTTGTTTGAGTTGTGCGGCGACGCGTTGGAATTGCGCCGCCGTGGGTTTCTGGCGCAGCACCTGGCCAGTTTGCAGGAAGCCAATCGTCTTGTCGGCCAGCCGCACCGGTACGGCCGTTTCGCACAAACCGTAGGAACAAGTCAATGTCGCGGGCGACTGCATGGCACTTTGGGCCAGTCTTTCCTGTGTCTGCATACACGCCCCACAAGTGCGGCTTTTCTCAGCCAGCAGGGCGCAAAAACCGTTCTCTTTGCGTTTGCCGTGCAGCGGCAATTGCCACGTCTCAACCGATCGGAGAGTGATGGGAAGGCCGGTCGCCTCACTGTAGGCGCGTTCGTAGTCCTGGAATATTTGCGAGTCGGTCAGGGATTCAATCAGGTTCACGTTTGTATTCATTGCTTTTACCTTTCCAAATCTGTGCGCACTTGGAGTTGTTATCGGCGGATGCAATATAGGGAGCGGCCTCAGCGACGAAAATGGGAGACGCGACTGTTTCTTGATGCGAACGAATCCGGGGGTGGGGTAGGGATATTCCTTAGCGAATATTCCGAAGTCGGACCCTCCCACGGAAACCGGCAACGCCGTGAAAATCCGAAAGGCTCCCCAATGCCATCTGGCTGAAGGGGCGCAATCCGGGATGGCTCTTAGCACAAGCCTCTACCCGCTACCCCGCTTGCACCGGGCCAGAGGTCCCGCCTCTTTGCACCGCCGACTGGCCGCCGCGGCCTCAGGCGGCAAAGCCAAACCGGTAATGCTCTTCCTCCGATTTGATGCCGAGTGATGCGCAGATCCGTCGCGAGGCCAGCGCGCCGGCCGCGGTCTTGATCAGCTTGTCGAAGTCATGCTTCGGCAGATCGAGTCCGTCGTGCTTGATGGCGCAAATGCGAAAGCCGCGTTCCAGCAACTCTTCAAGGAACTCCTCGCACGCCACCGGGTCGTCGCTCGAGTAGTGGTTCGTCTGCGCGTGTTTCTTAAACTGGGTCGTGTATTCGATGGTGTATTTGGGCAGCATAGATTTGTCCTGGTTAGTTGTTGTGGATCGGTGACGGAACGGATTGGCGCACTTTGCCAACCCAGCGATGGAAAATTTCCTTGGCGAGTTCGACAGCCTCGGCCTGCGACACTGATTCCTGAAGGCTTTCTTTCTTGGGCAGCCAATCGGCAACCAGATGTTTCTCTTTTGACCGGATGTCCACCGGGCGGATGAAGCTGTCGAGCTCCAACCGCAGCTGTGACCTGGCCTCGTCGAAGTCGGCTTCGGCGGATGCGCAGACTTCAAACTCGCGGTCATTGCGTGTGAATGAGCCGATGATTTCGCTGGTGGAGATGATCCGCTTCATTTGTGATGATATCATCGCAGCAGATTGCCCAAGGCACTTTCCGGGATTTGGCGAAGGTTGGCCTTTTTTTGCCACCGGCTTGCCGGTGGCCTCTTGCTTCATGGAAAAAAAATTGGCTTTTCGTCCCGGATCATGCTGGGACGAATTCGTGAGCATTCAGCAAATGGCGGCAAAAAGAGCCAAGCATTCGCCAAAAACGGTTAAGACGCCCGTGAAGCTCAAGGCCATTTTACTTGAGGATTTCTTGAGAAAGGCTTTTATGCATCGACGCGAGGATACCGAAGTTCTGGTGGTTGGAGCGGGGCCAGTGGGAATGTTCACCGCGCTCTGGTTGGCCGAAAGCGGGATTCGAGTCAAGATCATCGACCAGGAATCGCGGACTGCCGCGCACAGCTATGCCTGTGCTCTGCACCCGCGCACACTGGAGCTTCTGGATCAAGTGGGACTGGCGGAGGAGGTCGAGGAACTCGGCCACCGTATCGACACGATCGCTTTTTATGAAGACCGCGTTCGGCGCGCGGAGTTGAAGCTTGCCGAACTTCCCGTCAAGTATCCTTGTGTCGTGGTCTTGCCGCAAAGCGCCCTGGAAAGTCTGCTCGAACAAAGACTCCGGCTGACCAGACGCGTCGAGGTCGATTGGAACTGTCGCTTGTCCGGATTGAAAATGAACGGCAATGCCATCGTCGCCACCATCGACAAATTAACCGAAACCGCCACCGGCTACGTCGTGCCGGAATGGGCCGGAGTGGTGCAGAAGACCCTGCACACCCGGGCGGACTTCGTCGTGGGGGCGGACGGCCACAACTCCCAGGTCCGGGCCTGTCTGGGCATCGAATACGAGCAAGTGGGCAATCCCGAGTTGTTTGTCGTCTATGAATTTGAGTTAGACGGAAAACTCGACCATGAGATGAGCATCGTTCTGGGCGACCACACGACCAATGTGATGTGGCCGTTTTCGCATCACAAATGCCGGTGGAGCTTTCAAATTTTCCCGGCGGATGCGCCCGGCAATTTTCCTGTCAAGGATCGACGCGCATTCAGCATCGGCGAGGCGCCGGGTGAAAATGACAGCCGGCACCACTTGCAACGCTTGTTGCAGCAGCGCGCTCCGTGGTTTGAAGGCAACATCCAGGAAATCGACTGGGCCACGGACATCCAGTTCGAGCATCGGCTCGCGAATGAATTCGGCCGGGAACGCTGCTGGCTGGTCGGTGACGCCGCCCATCAAACGGGGCCGGTCGGGATGCAAA belongs to Verrucomicrobiota bacterium and includes:
- a CDS encoding response regulator, with amino-acid sequence MHPETMTTLLEPSPDKASDAPTRRRTNPSNRILLVEDDISILQLTAHVLVRSDYQVEVAEDGEAAWELLQTRSYDLVITDNHMPRLSGLELVAKLRSAHMTVPVILASGLLDAEELSKHQWLQLAATLSKPFATDELLDAVKEALRAAAKHRSDGRIGPPVPAETFSGSRQIRCWGINE
- a CDS encoding response regulator transcription factor yields the protein MSTKQHTRGRTKPTPRVAGLKTADTNTPAKRRVLLVDDHPITREGLGIIISRQADLEVCCEACNPAEAMSVLSRSKPDLMVTDMTMPGRSGFEFLKDVHAMMPELPMLVLSMHDEVLYAERALRAGARGYLMKDAGAAKVLEVIRLVLSGEAYVSPQISARLLDAMSGRRPRGSASPIEKLSDREFEIFQLVGQGKSTREIAKQLNLSPKTVDAHRGHLKEKLELKDATSLVRHAVRWVETQDAAPSQLVKK
- a CDS encoding PAS domain S-box protein encodes the protein MALKRTVSRKTTAGRVKGAAAPELKPTTATTERERLLHDRQVRQIESEMRNHELREARQVLEVSRDRYADLYDFAPVGFVTFDDQGVIREINLTAAGMLGEERTRFVGVPFHRHVAREDQALFREHLAKLSSAEERVVTELHLTRKDGSALPVVMQSVLSYDDEQKGYVCRTAITDITARKRVEQALRDSEARLRAVLDTAVDGIITIDERDTIESFNQAAEKLFGYRANEVIGQSLSLLMPSPHREQRDRYLVHYRETGERKVIGVGREVAGRRKDGSVFPLELSVSEVRLGGRRIFTGIVRDITQRKKVEAALSESERRFRHLVESTRIIAWEADFATWRISYVSAWAVEVLGYPLTDWFKDGFWVDHIHPEDREAAMKTCAERASQADDFELEYRMVAADGQTVWFHDIVHVVKGATGPVSIKGFLIDISKRKQAELALRESEERLRLALQASAMGTFEINFANDEEHWNTVEFELLGLKPGEAPASAETFFRFVHPNDIARVRAEWKEALRTGEFDSEFRIVRADGRERWLAGKGRFAFEDVPGENVLEAKGRASRFLGVNFDITERKRAEQRRHLLYETARLLAASNSVAETVPKLIQILAETFEWDVGEFWEAVAAPKKLRMVHVWHAPGRKLEAFVKHSLKLSIPMFGSLPGHVLSTREPEWIPEIARRSHFLRKREAARAGLRSALAFPIQLDQHILGVMAFLTHRVTDPDEDLLQMFVTLGRQIGQFMERKKAEEALREANEFGKQVIDGAETGIVVYDREGRFVVWNPFMERLSGCRAEEVRGRRTLELFPFLRQQHFEEMFARALAGEVFESPAAPFDVPEKGKQGWKVERFAPLRDAREQIVGVIVTVRDITERRRLESELLEASDREQQRIGHDLHDGLGQQLTGLEMKCFLLQEDLAANDLTANRERLLEQARQMSQALRECITVTRSLARGLSPVNLKTEGLMGALKQLAHTTHVPGRVECRFDCRTPVLLDSSQTAAHLFRIAQEAVNNALKHARTRRIDINLAHDHDGLRLQIKDDGRGLPKRRRSKSGMGLEVMRHRAHVIGAALEIESKPGQGVSVTCTLPLNHHEH
- a CDS encoding DUF2934 domain-containing protein, giving the protein MKKLKPKKNSPTLLIADGPGRKPTRDEIALCAYSIWEREGRSQGRELQHWLQAEAVLRQSPQQVAIRT
- a CDS encoding PocR ligand-binding domain-containing protein — translated: MNTNVNLIESLTDSQIFQDYERAYSEATGLPITLRSVETWQLPLHGKRKENGFCALLAEKSRTCGACMQTQERLAQSAMQSPATLTCSYGLCETAVPVRLADKTIGFLQTGQVLRQKPTAAQFQRVAAQLKQNGVNGDGHKLKDAYLKTPVVSQKKLDSITHLLSIFAEHLALKSNQIVMQRANAEPPVITKAKQYIQEHFIEELSLDRLAAAVHTSTFYFCKLFKKATGINFTQYVARTRAEKAKNLLLNPNLRVSEIAYEVGFQSLTHFNRMFKRIVGQSPTQYRAQLPQV
- a CDS encoding FAD-dependent monooxygenase; translation: MHRREDTEVLVVGAGPVGMFTALWLAESGIRVKIIDQESRTAAHSYACALHPRTLELLDQVGLAEEVEELGHRIDTIAFYEDRVRRAELKLAELPVKYPCVVVLPQSALESLLEQRLRLTRRVEVDWNCRLSGLKMNGNAIVATIDKLTETATGYVVPEWAGVVQKTLHTRADFVVGADGHNSQVRACLGIEYEQVGNPELFVVYEFELDGKLDHEMSIVLGDHTTNVMWPFSHHKCRWSFQIFPADAPGNFPVKDRRAFSIGEAPGENDSRHHLQRLLQQRAPWFEGNIQEIDWATDIQFEHRLANEFGRERCWLVGDAAHQTGPVGMQSVNLGLREGADLAAKVKRILREKVSPELLQTYNRDHRADWQHLLGLKGAPKPTIKASPWIKEHGATIPECLPASGEELTSLLGQLGLEFE